One Flavobacterium sp. 90 DNA segment encodes these proteins:
- a CDS encoding lysoplasmalogenase family protein: MKANKPSLILFFLALLFTIIFDWTGQDFLGVYAKAIVLPSIFIYYLISSEFKIGKTEGLIFLFCFVGQVFDLMAIEVSEIGGVLSFLVVYLLIVKLFMREHERIKLAKKDILPISIVVIFIVYLLVSVLSLQLDSMKKFNIIYTFYGIVLSILSCFSFISYITKGTHLALLMSLMAISYIFSDIFYIFNEYFSYSVVLVLIRDVTQILGYFFMVEYFLEKARIQKKVLYNN, encoded by the coding sequence ATGAAAGCGAATAAACCATCGTTGATTTTATTCTTTTTAGCATTACTGTTTACAATCATCTTTGATTGGACGGGACAAGATTTTTTGGGTGTTTATGCAAAAGCGATTGTACTACCGTCTATTTTTATTTATTACTTAATTAGCAGCGAATTTAAAATAGGAAAAACAGAAGGATTAATATTTCTGTTTTGTTTTGTAGGTCAGGTATTCGATTTAATGGCTATCGAAGTTTCGGAAATTGGTGGAGTATTAAGTTTCTTAGTAGTTTATCTTCTGATAGTGAAACTTTTTATGCGGGAACACGAACGGATAAAATTGGCAAAAAAAGATATTTTGCCAATTTCTATCGTCGTTATTTTTATTGTTTATTTGCTTGTTTCAGTGCTGAGTTTACAACTCGACAGCATGAAAAAATTCAATATAATCTATACTTTCTACGGAATCGTTCTCAGTATTTTAAGCTGTTTCTCCTTTATAAGTTACATCACAAAAGGAACTCATCTTGCATTGTTAATGTCGCTAATGGCGATTAGTTATATCTTCTCAGATATTTTTTACATCTTCAATGAATACTTTTCTTATTCCGTAGTTTTAGTTTTAATTCGTGATGTAACACAAATTTTAGGATACTTTTTTATGGTCGAATACTTTCTTGAAAAAGCCAGAATTCAGAAGAAAGTATTATACAACAATTGA
- the ligA gene encoding NAD-dependent DNA ligase LigA, with translation MNIQETIQALRNELNQHNYNYYVLDNATISDYDFDIKLKELQDLENKHPEFFDENSPTQRVGGTVTKNFKTIAHQSRMYSLDNSYSKEDLLDWETRIQKVLGNVTLQYTCELKYDGASISITYENGKLVQALTRGDGFQGDEVTNNIKTIKSVPLQLKGNYPERFDIRGEIILPFAGFEKMNQELIEIGETPYSNPRNTASGSLKLQDSAEVAKRPLECLLYFVTGNNLPFSTQYEGLESARNWGFKVPNEAKLVNNMQEVFDFIDYWDVHRHNLPYETDGVVIKVNSIQHQEELGYTAKSPRWAIAYKFKSEQVSTKLKSISYQVGRTGAITPVANLEPVQLAGTIVKRASLHNADQIEKLDIRINDTVFVEKGGEIIPKIIAVDLSQRPENSEATQYITHCPECQTELVRNEGEANHYCPNFYGCPPQIIGRIQHYISRKAMDIEGLGGETVALLFKNDLVHNYADLYELKVEDILHLERMAQKSAENLVKGVEKSKEIPFESVLFALGIRFVGETVAKKLAKHYKNIDALSKASLMDLILVDEIGERIAKSVIEFFENEENKTIIERLKNHGVQFEIVEKINPNATEKFIGKTFVVSGVFAQFSRDDLKKTIEDNGGKVGSSISAKTDFVVAGDNMGPAKLEKANKLNIPILSEQDFINKLNESE, from the coding sequence ATGAATATTCAAGAAACAATCCAGGCATTACGAAACGAACTTAATCAGCACAATTACAACTATTATGTGTTGGATAACGCCACAATTTCTGATTATGACTTTGATATTAAACTAAAAGAATTACAAGATTTAGAAAACAAACATCCGGAATTTTTCGACGAGAACTCGCCAACACAGCGAGTAGGAGGAACCGTTACAAAGAATTTTAAGACGATCGCGCATCAATCTCGAATGTATTCGCTGGACAATTCTTATTCTAAAGAGGATTTATTGGATTGGGAAACCCGAATCCAGAAAGTATTAGGAAACGTCACTTTGCAATATACTTGCGAGTTGAAATATGATGGAGCATCAATAAGTATAACCTATGAAAACGGAAAATTAGTTCAGGCTTTAACACGCGGAGACGGTTTTCAGGGAGATGAAGTAACCAATAATATCAAAACCATAAAATCAGTTCCTTTACAGTTAAAAGGAAATTATCCGGAGAGATTTGATATTCGTGGCGAAATTATTCTGCCATTTGCTGGATTCGAAAAAATGAATCAGGAACTAATTGAAATAGGAGAAACACCTTATTCAAATCCAAGAAATACAGCTTCAGGAAGTTTAAAATTACAAGACAGCGCTGAGGTTGCAAAACGTCCATTAGAATGTTTGTTGTATTTTGTAACTGGAAATAATTTGCCATTTTCTACACAATATGAAGGATTAGAATCAGCCAGAAATTGGGGATTCAAAGTGCCAAACGAAGCAAAATTGGTTAACAATATGCAAGAAGTTTTTGACTTCATTGATTATTGGGATGTACACCGTCATAATTTGCCTTATGAAACAGATGGAGTTGTTATAAAAGTAAACAGCATTCAACATCAGGAAGAATTAGGATATACAGCAAAATCTCCTCGTTGGGCAATTGCTTATAAATTTAAATCAGAACAAGTTTCGACCAAATTAAAATCAATTTCGTACCAAGTTGGTCGTACAGGAGCAATTACTCCGGTCGCAAATTTAGAGCCGGTACAATTGGCAGGTACTATTGTAAAAAGAGCTTCTTTGCACAACGCAGACCAAATTGAAAAATTGGATATAAGAATAAATGACACCGTTTTTGTTGAAAAAGGAGGTGAAATTATTCCTAAGATTATTGCAGTAGATTTATCACAAAGACCAGAAAACTCAGAAGCAACACAATATATTACACATTGTCCGGAATGTCAAACCGAATTGGTTAGAAACGAAGGCGAAGCAAACCATTATTGTCCTAATTTTTACGGATGTCCTCCGCAAATTATTGGACGAATTCAGCATTATATTTCAAGAAAAGCAATGGATATTGAAGGACTTGGAGGAGAAACGGTAGCTTTACTTTTCAAAAATGATTTAGTTCACAATTATGCTGATTTATACGAATTAAAAGTCGAAGATATTTTGCATCTGGAAAGAATGGCGCAAAAATCGGCTGAAAACTTGGTAAAAGGAGTTGAAAAATCAAAAGAAATTCCTTTCGAAAGTGTCTTATTTGCGCTTGGAATTCGTTTTGTTGGAGAAACCGTAGCTAAAAAATTAGCGAAACATTACAAAAATATTGATGCTCTAAGCAAAGCTTCTTTAATGGATTTAATTTTGGTTGATGAAATTGGAGAACGAATTGCTAAAAGTGTAATTGAATTTTTTGAAAACGAAGAAAATAAAACAATAATTGAACGTTTGAAAAATCACGGCGTTCAATTTGAAATTGTAGAAAAAATAAATCCAAATGCTACCGAGAAATTTATCGGAAAAACATTTGTAGTTTCTGGAGTTTTTGCCCAATTCTCAAGAGATGATTTAAAGAAAACCATTGAAGATAATGGCGGGAAAGTAGGAAGTTCGATTTCTGCTAAAACTGATTTTGTAGTTGCAGGAGATAATATGGGACCGGCAAAATTAGAAAAAGCGAATAAATTAAATATTCCGATATTGTCAGAGCAAGATTTTATAAACAAACTAAATGAAAGCGAATAA
- a CDS encoding metallophosphatase — protein MKRREFIEKTAASTALLSLGLSLSSFETNDIKHLTILHTNDVHSHIDPFPADDPRNPNKGGVSRRAALIETIRKENPNVLLLDAGDIFQGTPYFNYYGGELEFKLMSMMKYDASTIGNHDFDNGLDGLYAQMPHATFEFINSNYDFKNTVMNGLVKPYKIFNKNGIKVGVFGVGIELAGLVDKQMYKETVYNDPVEIAQDMTQLLKKQEKCDLVICLSHLGYKYKDDESKISDLKFAAQTQDIDLIIGGHTHTFLDKPTVVKNKAQQDVLVNQVGCYGINLGRIDFYFDKDKAHTNQGKSIVV, from the coding sequence ATGAAAAGAAGAGAATTTATCGAAAAAACAGCCGCAAGTACAGCCTTATTAAGTTTAGGTTTGTCATTAAGCAGTTTTGAAACTAACGATATAAAACACTTAACGATTCTTCATACTAATGATGTTCACAGCCATATTGATCCTTTTCCAGCTGATGATCCTCGTAATCCTAATAAAGGTGGCGTTTCAAGAAGAGCCGCTCTTATTGAAACAATTCGTAAAGAAAATCCAAATGTGCTGTTATTAGATGCAGGAGATATTTTTCAGGGAACTCCATATTTCAATTATTACGGTGGTGAACTTGAATTTAAGTTGATGAGTATGATGAAATATGACGCATCAACTATTGGAAATCACGATTTTGACAATGGTCTTGATGGTTTGTATGCGCAAATGCCTCATGCTACTTTTGAATTTATCAATTCTAATTATGATTTTAAAAATACGGTCATGAACGGACTTGTAAAACCTTATAAAATTTTCAACAAAAACGGAATTAAGGTTGGTGTTTTTGGTGTAGGAATTGAACTAGCAGGATTGGTTGATAAACAAATGTATAAGGAAACCGTTTATAATGATCCTGTTGAAATTGCTCAGGATATGACGCAATTACTAAAAAAACAGGAAAAATGTGATTTGGTTATTTGTCTTTCGCATTTAGGTTATAAATATAAAGATGACGAATCTAAAATTTCTGATTTAAAATTTGCGGCACAAACTCAGGATATTGACTTGATTATTGGCGGACATACACACACTTTCTTAGACAAACCAACAGTTGTAAAAAATAAAGCGCAACAAGATGTTTTGGTGAATCAAGTAGGTTGTTATGGAATTAATTTAGGAAGAATAGATTTTTACTTTGACAAAGACAAAGCGCATACTAATCAGGGGAAATCAATTGTTGTATAA
- a CDS encoding type IX secretion system membrane protein PorP/SprF — MKLYIKSLETYFILICSFITVCASAQQDPEYTQYMYNTMAVNPAYAGSTGALEATLLHRSQWVGISGAPETQSFSIQSPLRNEKIGLGLSVVNDKIGPSNELYLDGNFSYSIPLGYEKRLAFGLKAGMRMLNIDWSKGRYYDNNDVLLNQNIDNQAKIAVGAGVYYYTNKWYLGFSIPSFIQSDYYSDVQESINYDRLHYYLMGGYVFDLNPNLKFKPAFLVKAVSGAPLSADISANFMIVEKFVIGASYRTDDSVSILAGFQISKSFYLGYAFDYTVSQLNKYNDGTHEFILKYQFNKGESKIKSPRFF, encoded by the coding sequence ATGAAACTATATATAAAATCATTAGAAACATATTTTATTTTAATATGTTCTTTTATCACGGTTTGCGCCAGTGCGCAACAGGATCCTGAATACACACAGTATATGTATAACACAATGGCCGTAAATCCAGCTTATGCTGGGTCTACTGGCGCATTAGAAGCTACACTTTTGCACCGTTCACAATGGGTTGGTATTTCCGGAGCACCGGAAACACAATCATTCTCCATTCAATCACCGCTTCGAAATGAGAAAATTGGTTTAGGATTAAGCGTCGTTAATGACAAAATTGGTCCATCAAACGAATTATATCTTGACGGAAACTTCTCTTATTCGATACCACTTGGTTACGAAAAAAGATTAGCCTTCGGGTTAAAAGCTGGTATGAGAATGTTGAACATAGATTGGTCAAAAGGGAGATATTATGATAATAATGATGTTTTGCTAAATCAAAATATTGATAACCAAGCAAAAATAGCCGTTGGAGCAGGAGTTTACTATTATACTAATAAATGGTATTTAGGATTTTCAATTCCAAGCTTTATTCAAAGTGATTATTATAGTGACGTTCAGGAATCTATTAATTACGACAGGTTACATTATTATTTAATGGGAGGTTATGTTTTTGATTTGAATCCAAATTTAAAATTTAAACCGGCATTTTTAGTAAAGGCAGTTAGTGGAGCACCACTTTCTGCTGATATTTCGGCGAATTTTATGATTGTAGAAAAATTTGTAATAGGAGCTTCTTACAGAACAGACGATTCTGTAAGTATCCTGGCAGGTTTTCAAATATCAAAAAGCTTCTATCTTGGATATGCTTTTGATTATACAGTAAGTCAATTGAATAAATACAATGATGGAACACATGAATTCATCTTAAAGTATCAGTTCAATAAGGGTGAAAGCAAAATTAAATCTCCTCGATTCTTCTAA
- a CDS encoding 5'-nucleotidase: protein MVKLKKYNGVLKLFVIFLTLFFIFSCSQKNYNLTKIEGKQLPITEKGAETPEIEKFIKPYRDHINKDLDSVLAYCPETLDKSTGKWQTSIGSLLADVCVERGNLVFKAREKKTIDLCLLNHGGIRAILPKGNVTTRTAFEIMPFENNLVVVALKGQQILDIAAYIIKEKKPQPLSGMTFTIAKDNTAKNILIQGKPLDLNTVYYVATNDYLANGGDSMTFFAKGVQKFDLNYKLRDVLIDYFKEVDTIPISKNIRITEE from the coding sequence ATGGTAAAACTAAAAAAGTATAACGGAGTTTTAAAACTTTTTGTTATATTCTTAACACTTTTTTTTATATTTTCCTGTAGTCAGAAAAATTATAATTTAACGAAGATAGAAGGAAAACAGCTTCCAATTACAGAAAAGGGTGCAGAAACTCCTGAAATTGAAAAATTTATAAAGCCATATCGCGATCATATCAACAAAGACCTGGACAGCGTACTTGCTTATTGTCCTGAAACTCTCGATAAAAGTACGGGAAAATGGCAAACAAGTATCGGAAGTTTATTAGCTGATGTTTGTGTAGAACGTGGAAATCTTGTTTTTAAAGCCCGCGAGAAAAAGACCATTGATCTATGTTTATTAAATCATGGTGGAATTCGTGCTATTTTACCTAAAGGTAATGTTACGACAAGAACTGCTTTTGAAATTATGCCTTTTGAAAACAATCTGGTTGTTGTAGCTTTAAAAGGACAACAAATTCTGGATATAGCTGCTTACATTATTAAGGAGAAAAAACCTCAACCATTATCAGGAATGACTTTTACGATTGCAAAAGATAATACTGCAAAAAACATTTTGATTCAGGGAAAACCTCTTGATCTTAATACTGTTTATTATGTTGCAACAAATGATTATCTGGCAAATGGTGGTGACAGCATGACTTTCTTTGCTAAAGGTGTTCAGAAATTTGATTTGAATTATAAATTGAGAGACGTATTGATTGATTATTTTAAAGAAGTTGATACAATTCCGATATCAAAAAATATCAGAATTACAGAAGAATAA
- a CDS encoding OmpA family protein, with product MKKIYILSFVLSFTFGFAQTNLKKADALFRDYSYLDASKAYEEILQNIKNPSAQTLKNAADSYYFISDARNALKWYRKLYEVQGNNLTDIYYLRYIQTMKAVMDYDEADKITKEYLNKKGDKNEINRYVAQKAQMDSLAKTKSLYNIKNLDINTSKSDFGASFFGDKVVFTSARDTTKFGEKLYSWNNQPFLSLYVAERNPADGSLFNETVFLPNIMTKYHEATASFDASGKTIYYSTNIVKKNKLVIDQDKVNNFQIIKGTIADNKLDNPQKVFFDSDDYSVGHPSLSDDGQYLFFASDMPGGYGETDLYYVKIANDGTMSSPVNLGPKINTIGNEVFPFYRNGVLYFSSDGHYGWGDLDVYESNFLADGTFTTPKNLGGPINSNKDDFAFVIDKTDSYGYVSSNRAEGKGDDDIYSFTKGKPVCNQNISGTAFDRKTKLPLTDVSVMAYNSYSEILGETKTNYDGKYAIVVPCGKVVKMIAAKPNYSSDEKTVETTMENEGEIKDVNFELSNYDDLVVKKKGVEKVDVNPIYFDYDKFDITPLAIEELTKVVFIMKKFPNIRIKIESHTDSRGKDSYNLKLSDNRAKSTRDYIVSQDIDPSRIESAIGYGESRIINKCKNGVKCTEAEHLVNRRSDFIIIQK from the coding sequence ATGAAAAAAATATATATCCTAAGTTTCGTATTGAGTTTTACATTTGGTTTTGCTCAGACGAATTTAAAGAAAGCGGATGCCTTGTTTAGAGATTATTCCTATCTGGATGCTTCAAAAGCATATGAGGAAATTCTACAAAACATAAAAAATCCATCCGCTCAAACGTTAAAGAATGCTGCCGACTCGTATTATTTTATTTCAGATGCCAGAAATGCATTAAAATGGTATAGAAAATTATACGAAGTACAAGGCAACAACTTAACTGATATTTACTATTTGCGTTACATCCAAACTATGAAAGCCGTTATGGATTATGATGAAGCAGATAAAATCACAAAAGAATATCTGAATAAAAAAGGAGATAAAAATGAGATCAATCGTTATGTTGCTCAAAAGGCACAAATGGATAGTCTGGCAAAAACAAAATCTCTTTATAACATAAAAAATTTAGATATTAATACCAGTAAATCTGATTTTGGAGCTTCTTTTTTTGGAGACAAAGTAGTATTTACATCTGCAAGAGACACAACAAAATTCGGTGAAAAACTATACAGTTGGAACAATCAGCCGTTTCTAAGTTTGTATGTTGCCGAGAGGAATCCTGCAGATGGAAGTTTGTTTAACGAAACAGTATTTCTTCCAAATATTATGACCAAGTATCACGAAGCAACAGCGAGTTTTGATGCCAGCGGAAAAACAATTTATTATTCTACCAATATTGTAAAGAAAAATAAATTGGTTATTGATCAGGACAAAGTCAATAATTTTCAGATCATAAAAGGCACCATAGCAGATAATAAGTTAGATAATCCGCAGAAAGTTTTCTTTGATAGTGATGATTATTCAGTTGGTCATCCTTCTTTGAGCGACGACGGACAATATCTTTTCTTTGCATCAGATATGCCCGGAGGTTATGGTGAAACCGATTTGTATTATGTAAAAATTGCCAATGACGGAACAATGAGTTCTCCGGTGAATTTGGGACCAAAAATTAATACAATAGGTAACGAAGTTTTTCCTTTTTACCGAAACGGAGTACTTTATTTTTCTTCAGACGGGCATTACGGATGGGGAGATTTAGATGTCTATGAAAGCAATTTTTTAGCCGATGGAACTTTTACAACTCCAAAAAATTTAGGAGGTCCTATAAATAGTAACAAAGACGATTTTGCTTTTGTAATTGATAAAACAGACAGTTATGGTTATGTTTCATCAAACAGAGCCGAAGGCAAAGGAGATGATGACATCTATTCTTTCACAAAAGGAAAACCGGTTTGTAATCAAAACATTTCAGGTACGGCATTTGACAGAAAAACAAAATTGCCACTTACAGATGTTTCCGTTATGGCGTACAACTCTTATAGTGAGATTCTTGGTGAAACAAAAACAAATTACGATGGTAAATATGCAATCGTAGTGCCTTGCGGGAAAGTAGTTAAAATGATTGCGGCTAAGCCAAATTATAGCAGTGACGAAAAAACCGTTGAAACTACGATGGAAAACGAAGGCGAAATTAAAGATGTAAACTTCGAACTTAGCAATTACGATGATTTGGTAGTTAAGAAAAAAGGAGTTGAAAAAGTAGATGTTAACCCAATTTATTTTGATTACGATAAGTTTGATATTACACCATTGGCAATTGAAGAATTGACTAAGGTAGTTTTTATCATGAAAAAATTTCCAAATATCAGAATCAAGATAGAATCACACACAGATTCTCGTGGGAAAGATTCTTATAATTTAAAATTATCTGATAACAGAGCCAAATCGACTCGTGATTATATCGTTTCGCAGGATATAGATCCTTCAAGAATAGAAAGCGCGATAGGTTATGGTGAAAGCCGAATAATTAATAAATGTAAAAACGGTGTAAAATGTACCGAAGCCGAACATTTAGTAAACAGACGCTCAGACTTTATTATTATCCAGAAATAG